The stretch of DNA CGCGCATGCTCAGCCGGTTTGGCGAACAGTTCGATACCGCGGTGCCGGTGATGAGCCGGGTCAGGACTCGCGACGGAACGTTCCCTTTCAAGATTTTGCAGATTGTCGGCGGCCCCAACGGTCACGTGGTTCTGGAACAGGGGAACCGACTGTTTGTGGGGGATGAAGTGGACGGCTTGCGACTGGTGCTGATCGATAACACCAAGGTGGTGTTCGACGGTAAGCAACGCTTCGAGGTGCGCTGGTGAGCCGTGACCTGCAAGCCCGTCTTGAGGCCTGGGAGCAACGCCAGTCGAGTGCGCTGGTCAGCTTCGCACCGGTGTCGGTGCGCGGTCGTATCCAGCGGGTGAACGGCATGTTGTTGCAATGCCGGCTGCCCCAGGCGCGCATCGGTGATTTGTGCCAGGTCGAAAAGTCCATCGGTGAATACATGCTGGCGGAGATCATCGGTTTCGACCAGCAGGATGCAGTGCTGAGTGCGTTGGGCAATCTTGAAGGCGTGCGCGTGGGTGCCAGTGTGCAACGCCTGGGGGTGCCACACCGGGTACGGGTCGGCGACGATTTGCTCGGCCAGGTGCTCGATGGGTTTGGCCGGCCGATTGCGGGCGATGGCCCCAGCGCCTTTGTGGAGGCCGACATCGCAGAGGCGAGCACGGTGTTGTGCGAGGCGCCGTTGCCTACCGAACGCCCCAGAATCAGCCGGGCGTTGTCCACCGGCGTACGCTCGATCGATGGATTGATCACGCTGGGAGAAGGGCAGCGCGTCGGCCTGTTCGCCGGCGCGGGCTGCGGCAAGACCACCTTGTTGGCCGAGATCGCCCGAAACGTCGAGTGCGATGTGATCGTGTTCGGGTTGATTGGTGAGCGCGGCCGCGAGCTGCGGGAATTTCTTGACCATGAGCTGGATGATCAGCTGCGCGCCAAGGCGGTGCTGGTGTGTGCCACCTCCGACCGCTCAAGCATGGAACGCGCCCGCGCGGCGTTCACTGCGACAGCGCTGGCCGAAGGGTTCCGGCGCAAGGGCCAGCGGGTACTGCTGCTGATTGACTCCCTGACCCGATTTGCCCGGGCCCAGCGTGAAATCGGCCTGGCCGCGGGCGAGCCCCTGGGCCGCGGCGGCTTGCCACCGTCGGTATACAGCCTGATGCCGCGCCTGGTGGAGCGGGCCGGGCTGACCCGTGACGGAGTGATTACCGCCATCTACACCGTGCTGATCGAGCAGGACTCGATGAACGATCCGGTAGCGGATGAAGTGCGCTCCCTGCTCGACGGCCACATCGTGTTGTCACGCAAGCTGGCCGAGCGTGGCCACTACCCGGCGGTGGATGTGCTGGGCAGCCTTTCGCGGATCTTGAGCAACGTCGCCACGCCCGAGCATATAAGGGCGGGCACCGCCTTGCGCCGCTTGTTGTCGGCGTACCAGCAGATCGAACTGATGCTCAAGTTGGGCGAGTACCAACCCGGCAGTGATGCCCTGACCGACCTGGCGGTGGACAGCCGCCAGGCCGTCGATGGCTTTCTGCGCCAGGACCTGCGTGAGCCGGCCGCGATGGCGATGACGCTGGACCAATTGATGGAGTTGACCACCGATGTCCCTTTCTGAAATCGATACCTTGCGGCGTTTGCGCAAGCACCGGGCTGACCGGGCGGAGCGCGCGCTGCGTGCCGCCAAAAGGCAACAGCAAGCGCTGCTGTTGCAGATCCGGCAGGCGGCGGATGCCCTTGAGCAGACCCGGCTGGACGAAGCCCGGAAAACCGCTGAGTTGCTGAGCAAGCATCAAGGGCAAGTGATCTCGTTCCAGGACATCAAGTCCTGGAATGCCCAGGAGCGCACGTTGTCCGCCGACACCCGCCGCGAAGAAGGGCAGTTACATGAGCTGCACGGCCAGCGCGATGAGCAGTTGATCCACATCGACAGCGCGCAGAAGCAGGTTACCCAGTGCTTGCGCGAGGTTGAAAAACTCCAGGAACTGTCCCTTTTGTTGGGGCAGGAAGAAGCCGTGCAGGAAGAAACATGACGCAAGTTCCAGTGAACAGTCCTGAGCGCCCGCGTCCGGGCGAGCCTCGGGATGAACGTGAACCCGGCCCGGGGGCGATAGTGCCATGGGAGCACGGACGGTTATTTGCCCAGCTGTTTGGCAACGATGATGAAGGGGGCGGTTTCGGTTCCGCCCTACCGGGAACCCCTGCATCAAGTCATGCCGCGATGATCGCGGCCATGACCGAGCAGTTGGCACCGCGGATTCACGCCGCTGTTCAGTGGCCTTTGCACGCTGTGCTTTACCTGCCGAGCCTGGGGCGGATCAACGCCAGCGTGCGCCGCGAGCAAGGTACCTGGAACGTTGAGCTGGAGGCGCAGGAAGAGCGCACCGCGCGCTGGTTGCCTGGGGTGCGCCAGCACCTTGAGGACGGGCTGGCCGGCGCGTTGGCGCAGCCTGTCACCGTACACCTGGCACCTGTGGACCCGGCATGATCATGCCGTTTTTAACCTTGCCGGTGGTCAGCGGCGCCAATGTCGCGGCGCGGCGCAGGCTGGGGCGCGGCTTGCGCATGGCGTTTCAGGTCGCGGGGCAGAACGGTGAACTGTTGATGGAACCGGGCCGTGCCCCCGCAGGCGTCAAGCCGCTGTTTTTCGAGAGCGCCTGCGGGGTGCTGGCTTTCGCCGAACCAGGGCCGCTGTTCAGCCTGCTGGGGGAGTGCCCGGTGACGCTGGCGGAGGCCGACAACGATCCAGACTCGTGGTTCTGGGAACTGTTCCAGCACCACCTGAGCCCGCAGGTGCGGGGGCTGTTTGGCTTCCTGCGGTTGCTGCCGGCGCCCAGGAAATTGAACTTCGGTTGTCGCTTCACGGTGACGCTGGGGAAGTCCAGGGTCGTGGGTTACCTGTGGCTGACTCCAGAGCGCTTGCTGGCACTGTGCGAGGCCGGCCCGTGGCAGTCGATAGCGGGGCCATTGCCGGCGTCGTTCCAGTTGGCAGTGGCGATGACCCTGGGCCGCCTGAAGCTATCCATCACGCAATTGAGCGGTGTCCGTGCCGGTGACGTGGTGATGCTTGAGCAACCCTTTTTCGATGTGCAGGGCAATGGTCACCTGTATGTCGGCAAGCACCGGCTGCAAGGGTGCATTGATGATGAATCCGGGCCGTTGTGCCTGACGCTTGTTTCGATCGAGGAAACGTCCGTGGACGAGGATTTTGCAACATCGCAGTACCCGGGGGATGAGCTGGATGAACCGGTAGTGGATGTCTTTGGCCACGAGCCTTTCGATGAGTTGAACATGGCCCTGACGGTACGTTGTGGCACCCTGAACCTGACCCTGGGCGAACTGCGCAATCTCGCCCCCGGTGCGGTGTTGGGCATTGCCGGGTACGCGCCGGGCATGGCCGGGCTTTATTACGGCGACAGGCCGATAGGGCAAGGGCAGTTGGTGGAAGTAGATGGGCGCCTTGGTTTGCAGTTGTCCCGCGTGATTTTTTCGCGATGACATTTCAGGGGGTCGACCCTCTTGTCCTGGCGCTGTTTTTAGGTTCGTTGTCGCTGATGCCAATGCTGCTGATCATCTGCACATCGTTCTTGAAGATCGTGATTGTGCTGATGATCACCCGTAACGCCATCGGCGTGCAGCAGGTACCGCCGAGCATGGCCATCAACGGAATAGCGCTGGCTGCGACACTGTTCATCATGGCGCCCGTGGGGTACCAGATCGCCGAGAACGTCAAGGCCTCGCCCGTGGACACGAGTAGCGTGCAAAGCCTTCTGGAAACCGGGCAGGCGGCCATACAGCCGTTGCGTGCGTTCATGCTGCGCAACACCGATGCCGATGTGTTGACTCACCTGCTGGAAAACAGTGCGCGCATGTGGCCGCCTGAAATGGCGCAGAGCACCCAGCGCGAAGACTTGATCCTGCTGGTCCCGGCCTTCGTGCTGTCGCAACTGCAGGCGGGGTTCGAGATCGGCTTTCTGATCTACATCCCGTTCATCGTCATCGATTTGATTGTGTCCAACCTGCTGTTGGCCCTCGGTATGCAGATGGTCTCGCCCATGACCATTTCGCTGCCGCTCAAACTGCTGTTGTTCGTCATGGTTTCCGGGTGGTCGCGGCTGCTCGACAGCCTGTTCCTTTCTTACCTCTGAGTGCCCTATGGAACCGATCGTGCTGTTCAAGCAGGGCATGTTGCTGGTGGTGGTGCTGTCGGCGCCGCCGCTGATCGTGGCGGTGGTCGTCGGTGTGTTGACGTCGCTGGTGCAGGCCCTGATGCAGATACAGGACCAGACGCTGCCCTTTGGCATCAAGCTGGTTGCGGTGGGCATCACGCTGATTTTGACCGGTCGCTGGATTGGCGTGGAGCTGATCCAACTGATCAACCTGATGTTCGACATGATTGCCCGCTCGGCATTGAACTGAGGGCCTGCGTGTGCTGCTTTATCTTGAATTCCTGCCCAGCCTGCTCGTGGCCATGGCGCGCATTTATCCCTGTGCATTTCTGGTGCCTGCGTTTTGTTTCCAACATATACGCGGTATGCCCCGCCACATCATCGTGATGGTCATGGCGTTGATTCCGGCGCCCGGCATTCATGCCGTCCTGGCTGCCAAGGATTACTCCGCGCTGATGATCAGCGGGTTGGTACTCAAGGAAGCTGCCCTGGGGTTTTTGCTGGGGATTCTGTTGGCCATGCCGTTCTGGATGTTCGAGTCAGTGGGCGCACTGCTGGATAACCAGCGGGGGGCTTTGGCGGGTGGCCAACTCAACCCCTCGCTGGGGCCGGATGCGACGCCGATCGGGCACCTGTTCAAACAGTTGGTGATTTATTTGCTGATTGCCGTCCTGGGCTTGAGCGTGCTGACCCAAGTGATCTGGGACAGCTACCTGATCTGGCCGCCAACCGCCTGGTTGCCGCTGCCGGCGGTCAATGGGTTCAGTGTATTCATCGGGCTGCTGGGCGATACTTTTACCCACATGATGCTGTATGCCGCACCGTTTATTGCCGTGCTGCTGTTCCTGGAGTTCGGCTTCGCCTTGTTGGGCCTGTACAGCCCGCAATTGCAAGTCTCTACCCTGGCAACGCCGGTCAAGAGCCTGGCGGGGCTGGTTATCCTGCTGCTGTACTTCCCGCTGTTGCAGGACTTGATCGTCGGGCGCATGGCGCAGTTGGGAGACCTCAAGCATTCCCTCGGCCTGATGTTCAGGGGCTCGGGACATGAGTGATTCGGGTGAGAAAAAACACGCGGCCACGCCCAAGAAACTCAAGGATCAGCGCCAGAAAGGCCAGGTCGCCCAAAGCCAGGACGTCGGTAAGCTACTGGTGTTGACCGCCCTCAGCGAAATCGCGTTGTTCACCGCCGAAACCAGCATGCAGCGCTTCCAGCAGTTGCTGGTGATGCCCATGTCACGTTTCGGGCAGCCCTTTGTGCGGGCGCTGGAGGAAGTGCTGACGGAAGGCTTGATCGTGTTTTTTTCCTTCGCCTTGCTGATGGCCGGACTGGCGATCGCGGTGAAGTTGATCAGCGGCTGGATTCAGTTCGGTTTCCTGTTTGCGCCGGAAAGCCTGAAGCTGAATTTCAGCCGTCTCAATCCACTCAGCCAGGTCAAGCAGATGTTCTCTGCCAAGTCAGTGACGAACCTGTTGATGGGGTTGGCCAAGGCGCTACTGCTTGCGCTGATTTTGTACGTGGTGATCAGGCCGTCACTAGGGGCCTTGATCAATCTGGCCACCAGCGACCTGCAGAGTTACATCCTCGCGCTGATCATCCTGTTTCGCCATCTGCTGCACGCTTGCCTGGGATTGCTGCTGGTCCTGGCATTGATCGACATGGCGCTGCAGAAGCACTTCTTTGCCAAGAGCATGCGCATGACTCAGGTAGAGGTGGTCAAGGAATACAAGGACATGGAGGGCGACCCTCACGTCAAGGGGCAGCGCCGCGCCCTGGCCCAACAGCTGGCCCAGGAGGAGCCGAAGGTCAAGCTGCCCAAGCTGGAGGAGGCTGACATGTTGGTGGTCAACCCGACGCACTTTGCGGTCGCGCTGTACTACCGGCCGGGCAAAACGCCGCTGCCGCTGCTGGTGGATAAAGGCACGGATGCCGAGGCCCGGAAACTGATAGACCGGGCCAAGGCGGCCGACGTGCCGGTGATCCAGTGTGTATGGCTCGCGCGCACGCTGTACGAGAAGAAGCTTGGGGCGAACATTCCCCGGGAGACGTTGCAGGCGGTAGCGTTCCTCTACCGCACCCTGCGTGAGCTCAATGACGAGGCCAAGCGTGAAACGCTGGAGTTTCCGGAGCTTAAGCAACGTTAACGGTAGCGGTGCACGTCCAGCATATCGAGGCAGCCCAGCGAAAGCAGCTTGCCGATGATGTCATCTGCCTCCTCTGCACCTGCCGGCAGCGCGTGCCAGATCACCAGGGCATCCCTGGCATCGAGACAGGCAAAGCAGCCGTCAAACGCCACCGCCTGTTCAAAAAGCCGCTCCAGTACCCGTTCCAACTGTCCGGCTTCCAGCGCTCCACGGTCGACCAGCAACGCAAGCCCGGGTTTACCACCGGCCTTTAACCGGCACACGCTTATGCCCGGGCCGAGGGACAGGTGGGCGTCCTTGCCGCCCACCAGGTTATCCAGGAATACCTGGCGAGACGACGTATCGTTCGGCCCCATGGAACTTACCGTTCCAGTGAGATCGTTTGATAGTCGGAGCGCTCGCCGGCAGGGCCGGATTCGACGCGCATCTGCGGCGGCCACCAGACCACCAGCTTATCGGCGCCCGATTGCGGGCGTGAACAGGAGTCGCCCTTGCACGTCGGCGTACAACCAACGATAAGCAGGGCCAGGCCGAGGAGGGTGAGTAGGCGTTTCATGGCGCGTTCTTCCGGGTGGGGGTGATCAGGGAGGGGCGGGACACACCGATGTGTTCATCTTTGACCACGGGCCGCATGGCGATAAATACCTCCGCCTCTTCTCCCGGCTTGAGCCAGGCACGTGGCCAGACGCTGACGGCCAGGGTCTGGGAGTTGCTGCATTCTTTTTCATCGATGCGCACGTTACGGTTGAACTGATTGCGTACCACCACCACGGCCACATTGAACTGCGGGCCTGCATACCATTGGCTGCGTTCGGTGTTCAGGGCCAATAGCTCGCGGGTGCTGCACAAGGTGTCCAGGCCCAGTGGCATGGGCGCGGCCTTGAAGGCCGTGGGTACTTGCCCGCTGACGAGGTGAGCCAGGGTGCTGGTGATGTCGCTGCGCTT from Pseudomonas sp. NC02 encodes:
- a CDS encoding FliI/YscN family ATPase, which encodes MSRDLQARLEAWEQRQSSALVSFAPVSVRGRIQRVNGMLLQCRLPQARIGDLCQVEKSIGEYMLAEIIGFDQQDAVLSALGNLEGVRVGASVQRLGVPHRVRVGDDLLGQVLDGFGRPIAGDGPSAFVEADIAEASTVLCEAPLPTERPRISRALSTGVRSIDGLITLGEGQRVGLFAGAGCGKTTLLAEIARNVECDVIVFGLIGERGRELREFLDHELDDQLRAKAVLVCATSDRSSMERARAAFTATALAEGFRRKGQRVLLLIDSLTRFARAQREIGLAAGEPLGRGGLPPSVYSLMPRLVERAGLTRDGVITAIYTVLIEQDSMNDPVADEVRSLLDGHIVLSRKLAERGHYPAVDVLGSLSRILSNVATPEHIRAGTALRRLLSAYQQIELMLKLGEYQPGSDALTDLAVDSRQAVDGFLRQDLREPAAMAMTLDQLMELTTDVPF
- a CDS encoding YscO family type III secretion system apparatus protein; the encoded protein is MSLSEIDTLRRLRKHRADRAERALRAAKRQQQALLLQIRQAADALEQTRLDEARKTAELLSKHQGQVISFQDIKSWNAQERTLSADTRREEGQLHELHGQRDEQLIHIDSAQKQVTQCLREVEKLQELSLLLGQEEAVQEET
- a CDS encoding type III secretion system HrpP C-terminal domain-containing protein gives rise to the protein MTQVPVNSPERPRPGEPRDEREPGPGAIVPWEHGRLFAQLFGNDDEGGGFGSALPGTPASSHAAMIAAMTEQLAPRIHAAVQWPLHAVLYLPSLGRINASVRREQGTWNVELEAQEERTARWLPGVRQHLEDGLAGALAQPVTVHLAPVDPA
- a CDS encoding FliM/FliN family flagellar motor switch protein; this encodes MIMPFLTLPVVSGANVAARRRLGRGLRMAFQVAGQNGELLMEPGRAPAGVKPLFFESACGVLAFAEPGPLFSLLGECPVTLAEADNDPDSWFWELFQHHLSPQVRGLFGFLRLLPAPRKLNFGCRFTVTLGKSRVVGYLWLTPERLLALCEAGPWQSIAGPLPASFQLAVAMTLGRLKLSITQLSGVRAGDVVMLEQPFFDVQGNGHLYVGKHRLQGCIDDESGPLCLTLVSIEETSVDEDFATSQYPGDELDEPVVDVFGHEPFDELNMALTVRCGTLNLTLGELRNLAPGAVLGIAGYAPGMAGLYYGDRPIGQGQLVEVDGRLGLQLSRVIFSR
- the sctR gene encoding type III secretion system export apparatus subunit SctR — translated: MTFQGVDPLVLALFLGSLSLMPMLLIICTSFLKIVIVLMITRNAIGVQQVPPSMAINGIALAATLFIMAPVGYQIAENVKASPVDTSSVQSLLETGQAAIQPLRAFMLRNTDADVLTHLLENSARMWPPEMAQSTQREDLILLVPAFVLSQLQAGFEIGFLIYIPFIVIDLIVSNLLLALGMQMVSPMTISLPLKLLLFVMVSGWSRLLDSLFLSYL
- the sctS gene encoding type III secretion system export apparatus subunit SctS, whose amino-acid sequence is MEPIVLFKQGMLLVVVLSAPPLIVAVVVGVLTSLVQALMQIQDQTLPFGIKLVAVGITLILTGRWIGVELIQLINLMFDMIARSALN
- the sctT gene encoding type III secretion system export apparatus subunit SctT, whose translation is MLLYLEFLPSLLVAMARIYPCAFLVPAFCFQHIRGMPRHIIVMVMALIPAPGIHAVLAAKDYSALMISGLVLKEAALGFLLGILLAMPFWMFESVGALLDNQRGALAGGQLNPSLGPDATPIGHLFKQLVIYLLIAVLGLSVLTQVIWDSYLIWPPTAWLPLPAVNGFSVFIGLLGDTFTHMMLYAAPFIAVLLFLEFGFALLGLYSPQLQVSTLATPVKSLAGLVILLLYFPLLQDLIVGRMAQLGDLKHSLGLMFRGSGHE
- the sctU gene encoding type III secretion system export apparatus subunit SctU, with the protein product MSDSGEKKHAATPKKLKDQRQKGQVAQSQDVGKLLVLTALSEIALFTAETSMQRFQQLLVMPMSRFGQPFVRALEEVLTEGLIVFFSFALLMAGLAIAVKLISGWIQFGFLFAPESLKLNFSRLNPLSQVKQMFSAKSVTNLLMGLAKALLLALILYVVIRPSLGALINLATSDLQSYILALIILFRHLLHACLGLLLVLALIDMALQKHFFAKSMRMTQVEVVKEYKDMEGDPHVKGQRRALAQQLAQEEPKVKLPKLEEADMLVVNPTHFAVALYYRPGKTPLPLLVDKGTDAEARKLIDRAKAADVPVIQCVWLARTLYEKKLGANIPRETLQAVAFLYRTLRELNDEAKRETLEFPELKQR
- a CDS encoding transcriptional regulator; this translates as MGPNDTSSRQVFLDNLVGGKDAHLSLGPGISVCRLKAGGKPGLALLVDRGALEAGQLERVLERLFEQAVAFDGCFACLDARDALVIWHALPAGAEEADDIIGKLLSLGCLDMLDVHRYR
- the hrpT gene encoding HrpT family type III secretion system protein, translating into MKRLLTLLGLALLIVGCTPTCKGDSCSRPQSGADKLVVWWPPQMRVESGPAGERSDYQTISLER